One segment of Desulfovibrio sp. JC010 DNA contains the following:
- a CDS encoding EamA family transporter, whose product MSDSYVYYLVAYFAVLISSTAQVLLKVGVQKKTYRFLGIEFNLYVLFGLGGLFAALLLSIKAMGVVPLKDMTLIVPASYVLVPLFSYLFLKEQFSNKKILGMGFIVIGSFVAYL is encoded by the coding sequence ATGAGTGATTCTTATGTGTATTATTTAGTAGCATATTTTGCAGTACTCATATCGTCCACTGCGCAGGTTTTACTTAAGGTTGGTGTCCAAAAAAAAACATATAGATTTTTGGGGATAGAATTCAATTTGTATGTTCTTTTTGGACTTGGGGGGTTGTTCGCTGCTCTGCTATTAAGCATAAAAGCTATGGGAGTAGTCCCTTTAAAAGATATGACTTTAATTGTTCCGGCTAGCTATGTCCTCGTGCCATTGTTTTCATATCTTTTTTTAAAGGAACAGTTTTCTAATAAAAAAATATTAGGTATGGGGTTTATTGTAATTGGATCATTTGTTGCTTATTTATAG
- a CDS encoding formyltransferase family protein, with the protein MLRIICFVDHEIGYRILKSLLQTQSDIKIVAVVTTTDNATMWWPSVEKLCTHFSTPCFIYPDSKKTIINFGNIDYIFLLSWKHIIPKEIFNMPAKATINLHYSLLPKLKGVYPVNWAIIKGETYTGITFHVVDETIDGGPLLLQKKILIHSSDTARTLQLRLDDLAVKGFAELLEKAKKGSLCPIPQKEQQNQSYYTKKDYEKSNELDLNEITSVSKIINLIRGKTFLPENKSLYFRCPQTGSKCYIRLELDCSSDEK; encoded by the coding sequence ATGCTTAGGATAATTTGCTTTGTCGACCATGAGATTGGATATAGGATTTTAAAATCCTTACTACAAACTCAAAGTGACATTAAAATTGTTGCAGTGGTTACTACTACAGATAACGCTACTATGTGGTGGCCATCAGTAGAAAAACTTTGTACTCATTTTTCAACACCGTGTTTTATATATCCTGATTCTAAAAAAACAATCATCAATTTTGGCAACATAGACTACATCTTTTTGTTAAGCTGGAAACATATAATTCCAAAAGAAATCTTCAACATGCCAGCTAAAGCTACAATTAATCTACATTATAGTTTGTTGCCGAAACTAAAAGGAGTATACCCTGTAAATTGGGCTATAATAAAAGGAGAGACATACACCGGAATTACTTTTCATGTAGTTGATGAGACAATTGATGGCGGACCTCTTCTTCTTCAAAAGAAAATTTTGATACATAGTTCTGACACTGCAAGAACATTACAATTAAGACTGGACGACCTCGCCGTAAAAGGCTTTGCAGAACTTCTCGAGAAGGCCAAAAAAGGAAGTCTTTGCCCTATTCCACAAAAAGAACAGCAAAATCAATCTTATTACACAAAAAAAGATTACGAAAAGAGTAACGAGCTAGACCTAAACGAAATAACTTCTGTCAGTAAAATTATCAACTTAATTAGAGGCAAGACATTTCTTCCTGAAAACAAATCTCTATATTTTAGATGCCCTCAAACAGGAAGCAAATGCTATATACGACTTGAATTGGATTGCAGCTCCGATGAGAAATAG
- a CDS encoding glycosyltransferase family 2 protein, giving the protein MKLSIVATLYQSAPYIDEFCNRSGAIAQSLFGKDYEIILVNDGSPDESLEVALQISKNNSHITVVDLSRNFGHHKAMMTGLSHCSGELVYLIDSDLEEDPEWLTLFYNEMTTNDWDVVYGVQNCRKGGIFERISGEIFHKSFKALTGLKMTENFVTARLMTKRYVESLVQHKERELMIGGLWEITGYSQCPIVVKKHCSSQTTYSLSKKIQLFVNSITAFSSFPLVAIFYFGFLISFLSFTYAGFLILNWILFSTPLTGWTSVITSIWLLGGLIILFIGVIGVYLAKVFSETKQRPYVIIRKIYGKNK; this is encoded by the coding sequence ATGAAACTGTCTATTGTTGCAACACTATACCAATCTGCCCCATATATTGACGAATTTTGCAACCGTTCAGGTGCAATTGCACAATCTTTGTTCGGAAAAGATTACGAAATAATTTTAGTCAACGATGGCTCTCCAGATGAAAGCTTAGAAGTGGCCTTGCAAATATCAAAAAACAATTCGCATATAACAGTAGTAGATCTTTCGCGTAATTTTGGTCACCACAAGGCTATGATGACCGGATTAAGCCATTGCTCAGGAGAATTGGTTTACCTAATTGATAGCGACCTCGAAGAGGACCCCGAATGGCTTACTTTATTTTATAACGAAATGACTACTAACGACTGGGATGTTGTATACGGTGTCCAGAACTGTCGCAAGGGGGGGATTTTCGAGAGAATCAGCGGAGAAATTTTTCATAAATCATTTAAAGCCCTTACAGGCCTAAAAATGACTGAAAACTTCGTTACTGCACGACTGATGACTAAACGTTACGTTGAATCTTTAGTGCAGCATAAAGAACGCGAACTTATGATAGGCGGCCTTTGGGAAATTACCGGCTATTCACAATGTCCTATAGTGGTGAAAAAACATTGCAGCAGCCAAACCACGTACTCACTGAGCAAAAAAATACAATTATTTGTTAATTCAATTACAGCATTCAGCAGCTTTCCTTTGGTAGCTATTTTTTATTTTGGATTCTTAATTTCTTTTCTTTCGTTTACCTACGCTGGTTTTTTGATTCTTAATTGGATTCTATTTTCTACGCCTTTAACTGGCTGGACTTCGGTAATCACATCAATTTGGCTACTAGGTGGATTAATAATTTTATTTATTGGCGTTATCGGAGTTTACTTGGCAAAAGTTTTTTCAGAAACCAAACAAAGACCGTATGTAATTATTAGGAAAATTTATGGCAAAAACAAATAA
- a CDS encoding WbqC family protein, with product MSKKKVAILQSNYIPWKGYFDMIAAVDEFILYDDMQYTRRDWRNRNKIKTPQGTTWLSVPVKVKGKYHQTIAQTEIDGTNWADQHWKSLSMHYRRAPYFDEIIEMLEPLYKKDYKYLSELNRSLIECVCNYLNIDTKISSSQDYTLIEGKTERLVDLCIQAGGTEYISGPAAKDYVDETVFEKNNIKLTWFEYGKYPEYPQLWGDFVHQVSIVDMLFNCGQNAGKYMNVAARNL from the coding sequence ATGAGCAAGAAAAAAGTAGCGATACTCCAGTCCAATTATATCCCCTGGAAGGGATATTTCGATATGATTGCCGCTGTGGATGAATTCATTTTATATGATGACATGCAGTATACCCGCAGGGACTGGCGTAACCGCAATAAGATAAAAACTCCGCAAGGGACAACCTGGCTTTCGGTGCCGGTAAAGGTCAAAGGAAAATACCACCAGACTATTGCCCAAACCGAAATTGACGGTACTAACTGGGCGGACCAGCACTGGAAATCCTTAAGCATGCACTACCGCCGAGCCCCTTACTTTGATGAAATCATTGAAATGCTTGAGCCGCTATACAAAAAGGATTACAAATACCTCTCCGAGCTGAACAGGTCTTTAATTGAATGTGTGTGCAACTATTTGAATATTGATACAAAAATAAGCAGTTCACAGGACTACACCCTCATTGAAGGAAAAACTGAGCGCTTAGTTGACCTTTGCATTCAAGCTGGCGGCACTGAATACATTTCCGGACCTGCAGCCAAGGACTATGTCGATGAAACAGTTTTTGAAAAAAACAATATTAAACTGACATGGTTTGAATACGGCAAGTATCCGGAGTACCCTCAGCTTTGGGGAGACTTTGTGCATCAGGTAAGTATTGTTGATATGCTTTTTAATTGTGGCCAGAATGCAGGTAAATATATGAATGTTGCTGCGAGAAATTTATAA
- a CDS encoding EamA family transporter, with translation MCKIVFFNIFIFLSVSAVVQVVFKFLALNIEGGSYLAVFTSWMFYLGCFLYYIQTRVWINVLKNTPLSNAYPFTSINVLSGFVLAKIVFNETLTIGNLIGGALIILGIVFVFRSETGEVHE, from the coding sequence ATGTGTAAAATTGTCTTTTTTAATATCTTTATCTTTCTATCTGTCTCTGCTGTCGTACAGGTTGTTTTTAAATTTCTTGCGCTAAATATTGAAGGCGGCAGTTATCTTGCTGTATTTACCAGCTGGATGTTTTATCTAGGGTGTTTTTTGTACTACATCCAAACACGAGTTTGGATTAATGTGTTGAAGAATACGCCGTTATCGAATGCCTATCCATTTACCAGTATTAATGTTTTATCCGGATTTGTGCTTGCCAAGATTGTTTTTAATGAAACTCTCACTATTGGGAATCTCATTGGTGGCGCATTGATCATTTTGGGGATTGTTTTTGTTTTTAGAAGTGAGACAGGTGAAGTTCATGAGTGA
- a CDS encoding methyltransferase domain-containing protein, whose protein sequence is MAKTNNLLSDVSDYYTDKVEQFGASPQGVDWNGEESQNLRFDQLSKILEEPQSCSLNDLGCGYGAFVDYISTKDWSIDYAGYDVSEKMIHIAQNKFSEVSNANFFVGSSPSRVADFNIASGIFNVKMKRKKDEWENYILTTLDILHETCSTGFAFNCLTSYSDSHKMRTDLYYSDPCWLFDVCKKRYSRNVALLHDYDLYEFTILVRRHHA, encoded by the coding sequence ATGGCAAAAACAAATAACCTACTTTCGGATGTATCCGACTACTATACAGATAAAGTGGAGCAATTCGGAGCTTCTCCACAGGGTGTAGACTGGAACGGAGAAGAAAGCCAAAATTTAAGATTTGACCAATTAAGTAAAATTTTAGAGGAACCTCAATCCTGCTCACTTAATGATTTGGGATGCGGGTATGGAGCATTTGTCGACTATATTTCAACTAAAGATTGGAGTATAGACTATGCTGGGTATGATGTTTCAGAAAAGATGATCCATATAGCCCAAAACAAATTTTCTGAGGTATCTAACGCGAATTTTTTTGTCGGCAGCAGCCCTTCGAGAGTAGCTGATTTCAATATTGCAAGTGGTATTTTCAACGTAAAAATGAAACGAAAAAAGGATGAATGGGAAAATTACATCCTAACAACTTTAGACATACTGCATGAGACATGCTCAACGGGCTTCGCATTCAACTGCCTTACAAGCTACTCCGATAGTCATAAAATGAGAACAGATCTGTACTATTCCGATCCATGCTGGCTTTTCGATGTATGCAAAAAACGTTACTCTAGAAACGTTGCATTGCTGCACGACTATGATCTTTATGAGTTCACAATTTTAGTAAGAAGACATCATGCTTAG